A stretch of Mesorhizobium sp. M2A.F.Ca.ET.046.03.2.1 DNA encodes these proteins:
- a CDS encoding ABC transporter permease, translated as MTIQTEPLKSVSDIERTTLMTFLPGRIASMLGGRRWRRLAPLAVLVVLCILITIANPNFIELRNLVRLANSAAVPLTLAMGLTFIILMGSIDLSVEGTLSVAAMVVVLLAANDSNGNDYGWWAVLAAVAAGTIMGLISGLVQTMLRIPSFMATLGMWFIGLGLSVYMLGGSAIRLNDASIRDLALHRFLGLPLAVWVAIGAFALAAIIQYYTRLGRHILAIGGDEDVTKLSGVNVTRVRIAAFALAGFFFGIAGVLAAAQLGQSHAVIGDGRLFAAVTAVVVGGTALTGGEGGVVNTLIGVLIVTVLANGMILLGISPYIQQTVQGLMIIAAVALSLDRVRLKIVK; from the coding sequence TTGACAATCCAGACAGAACCCCTGAAGTCCGTTTCGGACATCGAGCGGACGACGCTTATGACATTCCTCCCCGGCCGCATCGCCAGCATGCTCGGCGGCAGGCGCTGGCGCAGGCTCGCGCCGCTGGCGGTGCTGGTCGTGCTGTGCATTCTGATCACCATCGCCAATCCCAATTTCATCGAGCTGCGCAATCTGGTGCGACTGGCGAACTCCGCCGCCGTGCCGCTGACACTGGCGATGGGGCTGACCTTCATCATCCTGATGGGCAGCATCGACCTTTCGGTCGAGGGCACGCTGTCGGTGGCGGCGATGGTGGTGGTGCTACTGGCCGCCAATGACAGCAACGGCAACGATTATGGCTGGTGGGCGGTGCTGGCGGCGGTCGCCGCGGGCACGATCATGGGGCTGATCAGCGGCCTCGTGCAGACGATGCTGCGCATCCCATCCTTCATGGCGACGCTCGGCATGTGGTTCATCGGGCTCGGCCTGTCGGTCTACATGCTGGGCGGCTCGGCCATCCGCCTCAATGACGCTTCGATCCGCGACCTCGCCTTGCATCGTTTCCTCGGACTGCCGCTGGCGGTTTGGGTCGCCATCGGCGCGTTCGCCCTTGCCGCCATTATCCAATATTACACAAGGCTCGGCCGCCACATATTGGCCATCGGCGGCGACGAGGACGTGACCAAGCTCTCTGGCGTCAACGTCACGCGCGTGCGCATCGCGGCCTTCGCGCTGGCGGGTTTCTTCTTCGGCATTGCAGGCGTGCTCGCCGCGGCCCAGCTCGGCCAGTCGCATGCCGTCATCGGCGACGGCAGGCTGTTTGCCGCGGTCACGGCCGTGGTCGTCGGCGGCACGGCGCTGACCGGCGGCGAGGGTGGCGTCGTCAATACGCTGATCGGCGTGCTGATCGTCACCGTTTTGGCCAACGGCATGATCCTGCTCGGCATCTCGCCCTATATCCAGCAGACGGTGCAGGGCCTGATGATCATCGCCGCCGTGGCGCTGTCGCTCGACCGCGTTCGGCTCAAGATCGTGAAGTGA
- a CDS encoding ABC transporter permease, which translates to MNEGFSIRQVFEGKWTQGAIPLVLLVALLLIIEIAAPGFLTGETLALLFANTAVLFILATGVTFAILLGGIDLSIQAVASLASVMLAQLLPTLGFAAFPVAILSGLAFGLLSGIVHVKLRVPSFVATLATGGVVTGLALWVSNGRAITIEEAGREKTAWINATIFGLPMVVLISALIGIVSFLVLRYTRFGRQAIAVGAGEPAAWAAGINVDRTKIIAFAASGMLAAIAGVVLAARLSSGSPVLANQLLLPAIAAVIVGGTAITGGLGGVARTAVGALIISIVRIGMTFVGVNIFLENMVFGAVLIAAVAITIDRSKIAVIK; encoded by the coding sequence ATGAACGAGGGTTTTTCCATCAGGCAGGTGTTCGAGGGCAAGTGGACGCAGGGCGCCATACCGCTGGTCCTGCTCGTCGCCTTGCTGCTGATCATCGAGATCGCCGCGCCCGGCTTCCTGACCGGCGAGACGCTGGCGCTGCTCTTCGCCAACACCGCCGTGCTGTTCATCCTGGCCACCGGCGTCACCTTCGCGATCCTGCTCGGCGGCATTGACCTGTCGATCCAGGCGGTCGCCTCGCTGGCAAGCGTGATGCTGGCGCAGCTCTTGCCTACGCTCGGCTTCGCCGCCTTTCCGGTGGCGATCCTGTCCGGCCTCGCCTTTGGGCTGCTGAGCGGCATCGTGCATGTCAAGCTACGCGTGCCGTCCTTCGTCGCGACTTTGGCCACCGGCGGCGTGGTCACGGGCCTGGCGCTCTGGGTTTCTAACGGCCGCGCCATCACCATCGAGGAAGCGGGCCGCGAAAAGACCGCCTGGATCAACGCCACGATTTTTGGCCTGCCGATGGTGGTGCTGATTTCGGCGCTGATCGGCATCGTCAGTTTCCTGGTGCTGCGCTATACGCGCTTCGGCCGTCAGGCGATCGCGGTCGGCGCCGGCGAACCGGCGGCCTGGGCGGCGGGCATCAATGTAGACCGCACCAAGATCATCGCCTTTGCCGCATCGGGGATGCTGGCGGCCATCGCCGGCGTCGTGCTGGCGGCCAGGCTGTCGAGCGGTTCGCCGGTGCTCGCCAACCAGCTCCTGCTGCCGGCCATCGCGGCCGTCATTGTCGGTGGCACTGCGATCACCGGCGGGCTGGGTGGCGTCGCGCGCACCGCGGTCGGCGCGCTGATCATCTCGATCGTGCGCATCGGCATGACCTTCGTCGGCGTCAATATCTTCCTGGAGAACATGGTGTTCGGCGCGGTGCTGATCGCCGCCGTCGCAATCACCATCGACCGCAGCAAGATAGCGGTCATCAAGTGA
- a CDS encoding sugar ABC transporter ATP-binding protein, whose translation MLQASNIIKNFPGVQALRDVSIEVRPNEVVGLIGENGAGKSTLMRLLAGGYRPDGGSLTLDGEPLKLRNARDAARHGIGMVFQEQSLVLNLTVAENIYLGEEDGFTRFGLVNWRAMNAAARRQLAKIGVDIDVTARTSELTFAARQMVELAKALTLEEMVERPLLILLDEPTSVLNAADIEVLFARVRSLKSRASFVFVSHRLDEVLSISDRVYTMKDGAVVAEHRATQVTAPELHEIMVGRGLQAEYYREARQQPPGDKIMVEAKGLGANGFYHGVDLSIRAGEIVGIAGVVGSGREEVTRTIGGFLPHDAGEMKIAGEPVRFGSPEPAVRRGIGYVPRERRLEGLVMFLSIAENISLADLSSVMRNGAIDYGKERRLAADWIKRLSIKAPGPDAACRKLSGGNQQKVVLARWMTAGSRILVLDHPTRGLDVGAKEEVYELVRDLSEEGVAILLISDTLEETIGLSHQVLVMRDGEITARFDASPGNKPKQVDLLRAMV comes from the coding sequence ATGCTGCAGGCGTCGAACATCATCAAGAATTTCCCCGGCGTCCAGGCGTTACGCGACGTCTCCATAGAGGTGCGGCCAAACGAAGTGGTGGGGCTGATCGGCGAGAACGGCGCCGGCAAGTCGACGCTGATGCGGCTGCTGGCCGGCGGCTACCGGCCGGATGGCGGCTCACTTACGCTGGATGGGGAGCCGCTAAAGCTGCGCAATGCCCGCGACGCGGCCAGGCACGGCATCGGCATGGTGTTCCAGGAACAGTCGCTGGTGCTCAACCTCACTGTCGCCGAAAACATCTATCTGGGGGAAGAAGACGGTTTCACCCGCTTCGGCCTCGTCAACTGGCGTGCCATGAACGCGGCGGCGCGACGGCAGCTCGCCAAGATCGGCGTCGACATCGACGTCACCGCGCGCACCTCCGAGCTGACCTTCGCAGCGCGCCAGATGGTCGAGCTCGCCAAGGCGCTTACGCTGGAGGAGATGGTCGAGCGTCCATTGCTCATCCTGCTCGACGAGCCGACCTCGGTGCTCAACGCCGCCGATATCGAGGTTCTGTTCGCGCGGGTGCGCTCGCTGAAGTCCCGCGCCAGCTTCGTCTTTGTTTCGCACCGGCTCGACGAGGTGCTGTCGATTTCCGACCGCGTCTACACGATGAAGGACGGCGCGGTCGTGGCCGAGCACCGCGCCACGCAAGTCACCGCGCCGGAGCTGCACGAGATCATGGTGGGGCGCGGGCTGCAGGCCGAATATTACCGCGAGGCGCGCCAACAGCCGCCGGGCGACAAGATCATGGTCGAGGCCAAGGGGCTGGGCGCTAACGGCTTCTATCACGGGGTCGATCTTTCGATCCGCGCCGGCGAGATCGTGGGCATCGCCGGCGTCGTCGGTTCCGGCCGTGAAGAGGTGACCCGCACCATCGGCGGATTCCTGCCGCATGACGCCGGCGAGATGAAGATCGCCGGCGAGCCGGTGCGCTTCGGCTCGCCGGAACCGGCGGTGCGCAGGGGTATCGGCTATGTGCCGCGCGAGCGCAGGCTGGAAGGGCTGGTGATGTTCCTGTCGATCGCCGAGAACATTTCGCTGGCGGATCTCTCGAGCGTCATGCGCAACGGCGCCATCGACTACGGCAAGGAGCGGCGGCTTGCCGCCGACTGGATCAAGCGGCTCAGCATCAAGGCGCCCGGACCGGACGCCGCCTGCCGCAAGCTCAGCGGCGGCAACCAGCAGAAGGTGGTGCTGGCGCGCTGGATGACGGCCGGCTCGCGCATCCTGGTGCTCGACCATCCGACGCGTGGGCTTGATGTCGGCGCCAAGGAAGAGGTCTACGAGCTGGTGCGCGATCTCTCTGAGGAGGGCGTGGCGATCCTTCTGATCTCCGATACGCTGGAAGAGACGATCGGCTTGTCGCACCAGGTGCTGGTGATGCGCGACGGCGAGATCACGGCGCGCTTCGACGCCAGCCCGGGCAACAAGCCCAAGCAGGTAGACCTCTTGCGAGCGATGGTGTGA